The following proteins come from a genomic window of Microbacterium sp. SY138:
- a CDS encoding DUF998 domain-containing protein, with protein MSTTPPSPDLLTAARSHGATRERAREAIGLQISIFAFVVAALVALVVFRLRSAPISGPDSLGQFAALASAVTAVVVFVLGRVIAADPERHRRLGVLDIIDIAAFAFAHAIIALLGWTLAATIIEAGLIGAVVYPVPVLMLAGAASGLTAYVTYYSATHLDLQLLATVLAVFLVLGILASMLTASDPQWWKENLSALGMTDDLSARAFNLTLIVAGILVTTLARYATRGIPTPHPRGVTSVRTCLIIVGLFLGMVGVFPVDEHFALHTAVASGMVVAFAVLVVAMRWWVPGVSRTFLLLGYVFTLLIVVLAVFFAVGYYTLTAVELVAGTVVFTWIILFIRTADALKRDEGARTGD; from the coding sequence ATGTCGACGACGCCCCCATCGCCGGATCTCCTCACGGCAGCCCGCTCGCACGGCGCGACCCGCGAACGGGCGCGGGAGGCCATCGGTCTCCAGATCTCGATCTTCGCCTTCGTCGTCGCAGCGCTCGTGGCCCTCGTGGTGTTCCGTCTGCGGTCGGCGCCCATCTCCGGCCCCGACTCGCTCGGGCAGTTCGCGGCACTGGCATCCGCGGTCACTGCGGTCGTCGTCTTCGTGCTGGGTCGCGTCATCGCCGCCGATCCCGAGAGGCACAGGCGGCTCGGGGTGCTCGACATCATCGACATCGCGGCCTTCGCCTTCGCGCACGCCATCATCGCCCTGCTCGGGTGGACGCTCGCTGCGACGATCATCGAAGCGGGTCTGATCGGAGCCGTCGTCTACCCCGTGCCCGTCTTGATGCTCGCCGGCGCCGCGAGCGGGCTCACCGCCTACGTGACCTACTACTCCGCGACCCATCTGGACCTGCAGCTGCTGGCGACGGTCCTCGCGGTGTTCCTGGTCCTCGGGATCCTGGCGAGCATGCTGACGGCGAGCGACCCGCAGTGGTGGAAGGAGAACCTCAGCGCGCTCGGCATGACCGACGACCTCTCGGCGCGGGCGTTCAACCTCACTCTGATCGTCGCCGGGATCCTCGTGACCACGCTCGCCCGCTACGCGACGAGGGGCATCCCCACCCCGCACCCGCGCGGAGTGACCTCGGTGCGGACCTGCCTCATCATCGTCGGGCTCTTCCTCGGCATGGTCGGCGTGTTCCCCGTCGATGAGCACTTCGCGCTCCACACCGCGGTGGCGTCGGGAATGGTCGTCGCGTTCGCCGTGCTCGTCGTCGCGATGCGCTGGTGGGTGCCCGGAGTCTCGCGCACCTTCCTGCTGCTGGGTTACGTCTTCACTCTCCTGATCGTGGTTCTGGCGGTGTTCTTCGCCGTCGGCTACTACACGCTCACTGCCGTGGAACTGGTGGCCGGGACCGTCGTGTTCACCTGGATCATCCTCTTCATCCGCACCGCTGATGCCCTCAAACGAGACGAGGGAGCGAGGACGGGCGACTAA
- a CDS encoding LuxR C-terminal-related transcriptional regulator, translating to MASDGQDPQSSRAFVVSATAGDIARPRLLARLTAAMDEPWTLPVLSAPAGSGKTRLLVHWAHALDAHGDTAVVWWALQRGDMDLEPLRSALADVDDERLRESLARVAGSWSVETARALARSLRGAGRRIVVIIDDVHLVEDDRLAEMLTSFVNAVPGNGHVVLSGRGTRRVPLARRRIAGIALELDAKDLAFTPAEVRLFFRARDVSLSQGEITSVLRRTEGWATGLRLLELAALHDSFATVLPLRGDSPTVTDYFAEEVFADLDHELSDFLVLTSVPDSFTPRLASRLIGGAPAAGLIEQLIRLNVLISRNRDEPGWYHYHPLLREFLYARLKERGDAAVESLEKVTAEWFAAEQEHRLALTHATRSHDAQSMSLILRQCGMQLVLMGHACEVISATAGLPHSVLAEPSVQLLIASARLARGDASTAAALLDSSPPWPGDEGSAAVRQWRKGLELHIAVRRGGLTETLDRLELALDEVTGESQLDTYVFVQAAMAELYVGDLDRAGRFARLACDRAIASGAAAAELQAAAILNTAEFFRGRMGEVLRSGARLDQRWAELGTPDDSFYEVTRVWRYWVPFERMLVGDVDETLKVAAGIIESGAEPSIARGLRGMITLLGVDSAIDAHAAATALLDNLAPRADMPLPVHWYAMMSAFAVRAFDRLGERSLRDRFIVEIERAIGSTGDVFLLRAIAALHDQDFARARQALAPVLEGSSQCLLPASMVDAWLVAACLDVQSGHPDQAQVSLAFALALAEPEELVRRFADAGPVVARLLAARATPGSRGRFADCVRERLAAAGMLIDEELTRRERIVLSALSRNATLREIAQQEFISPNTVKTHVRNIYRKLGVSDREGVTAAALALGID from the coding sequence ATGGCATCAGATGGACAGGATCCGCAATCGTCGCGGGCTTTCGTCGTTTCGGCTACCGCGGGGGATATCGCGCGGCCGCGACTGCTGGCGCGACTCACCGCCGCGATGGATGAGCCCTGGACGTTGCCCGTGCTCTCCGCGCCCGCCGGTTCCGGCAAGACGCGGCTGCTCGTCCACTGGGCTCACGCATTGGACGCCCATGGCGACACCGCGGTGGTGTGGTGGGCTCTGCAGCGTGGCGACATGGATCTCGAACCGTTGCGGAGCGCACTGGCAGACGTCGATGACGAACGGCTCCGCGAGAGCCTGGCGCGGGTCGCCGGCAGCTGGTCGGTGGAGACCGCACGCGCGCTGGCGCGCTCCCTCCGCGGCGCGGGGCGGCGCATCGTCGTCATCATCGACGACGTCCACCTCGTCGAGGACGATCGGCTCGCCGAGATGCTGACTTCTTTCGTGAACGCCGTTCCCGGCAACGGGCACGTCGTCCTCTCCGGACGGGGAACCCGCAGGGTTCCGCTCGCGCGCCGACGCATCGCCGGGATCGCCCTCGAACTTGATGCGAAAGATCTCGCCTTCACGCCGGCGGAGGTGCGGTTGTTCTTCCGTGCGCGGGACGTGAGCCTCTCACAGGGGGAGATCACGTCCGTGCTGCGCAGGACCGAAGGATGGGCGACCGGGCTGCGTCTCCTCGAACTCGCCGCGCTCCACGATTCGTTCGCGACCGTGCTCCCGCTGCGCGGCGATTCTCCCACGGTGACCGACTACTTCGCCGAGGAGGTCTTCGCCGACCTCGACCACGAGCTCAGCGACTTCCTCGTGCTCACCTCGGTACCCGATTCGTTCACTCCCCGACTGGCCTCGCGGCTCATCGGTGGAGCGCCGGCCGCGGGTCTGATCGAGCAACTCATCCGCCTCAACGTTCTCATCAGTCGCAACCGCGACGAGCCGGGGTGGTATCACTATCACCCCCTGCTGCGGGAGTTCCTCTACGCCCGGTTGAAGGAGCGCGGAGATGCGGCGGTCGAGTCCCTCGAGAAGGTGACGGCGGAGTGGTTCGCCGCAGAGCAGGAGCACAGGCTCGCGCTCACTCACGCGACGCGCAGTCACGACGCGCAGTCGATGTCCCTGATCCTGCGACAGTGCGGGATGCAGCTCGTTCTCATGGGGCATGCCTGCGAGGTGATCTCCGCGACAGCGGGGCTTCCGCATTCCGTGCTGGCCGAACCTTCCGTGCAGCTGTTGATCGCATCGGCGCGACTCGCGCGAGGAGACGCTTCCACGGCAGCTGCCCTGCTGGACTCCTCGCCGCCATGGCCGGGGGATGAGGGGTCTGCGGCCGTTCGTCAGTGGCGGAAGGGGCTGGAACTGCATATCGCCGTCCGGCGCGGGGGCCTCACCGAAACTCTCGACCGGCTGGAGCTCGCGCTCGATGAGGTGACCGGGGAGTCGCAACTGGACACCTATGTGTTCGTGCAGGCCGCCATGGCGGAGCTCTATGTCGGAGACCTCGACCGGGCAGGTCGATTCGCGCGGTTGGCGTGTGACCGCGCAATCGCCTCCGGCGCTGCAGCGGCGGAGTTGCAGGCGGCGGCCATCCTGAACACCGCTGAGTTCTTCCGCGGTCGCATGGGCGAGGTGCTCCGTTCGGGTGCGCGCCTCGATCAGCGCTGGGCCGAGCTCGGCACCCCGGATGATTCGTTCTACGAGGTCACCAGAGTGTGGCGCTATTGGGTTCCCTTCGAGAGGATGCTCGTCGGCGACGTCGACGAGACGCTGAAGGTCGCCGCCGGCATCATCGAATCGGGCGCCGAACCCTCGATCGCACGGGGTCTCCGCGGAATGATCACGCTTCTGGGAGTCGACTCCGCGATCGACGCGCATGCCGCGGCCACCGCTCTGCTCGACAACCTGGCGCCGCGCGCCGACATGCCGCTTCCGGTGCACTGGTACGCGATGATGAGCGCATTCGCCGTGCGGGCGTTCGATCGACTCGGGGAGCGCTCGCTCCGCGACCGCTTCATCGTCGAGATCGAGCGGGCGATCGGCTCGACCGGCGACGTCTTCCTGCTCAGGGCGATCGCGGCACTGCACGACCAGGACTTCGCGCGTGCCCGTCAGGCGCTCGCTCCCGTCCTGGAGGGAAGCTCGCAGTGTCTTCTGCCGGCATCGATGGTCGACGCGTGGCTGGTCGCGGCCTGCCTCGACGTGCAGTCCGGGCACCCGGACCAGGCGCAGGTGTCTCTCGCCTTCGCGCTCGCGCTGGCGGAGCCGGAGGAGCTGGTCCGGCGTTTCGCCGACGCGGGGCCGGTGGTGGCGCGTCTGCTCGCCGCACGCGCCACCCCGGGTTCCCGCGGGCGTTTCGCCGACTGCGTCCGCGAGCGCCTCGCCGCTGCGGGCATGCTGATCGACGAAGAACTCACGCGACGCGAGCGCATCGTGCTCTCCGCGTTGAGCCGCAATGCGACGCTGCGAGAGATCGCCCAGCAGGAGTTCATCTCGCCGAACACCGTGAAGACCCACGTCCGGAACATCTATCGGAAGCTCGGCGTCTCCGACCGCGAAGGAGTGACGGCGGCCGCGCTCGCTCTCGGTATCGACTGA
- a CDS encoding AI-2E family transporter, with the protein MTTSPAPERAPDRMLSPSLRVLLMLAASAVALAGVYFARDLFGPIALAIVIVVICEPLRRPLDRRGWPQWASTTAVIAVAYLILLIMGALLWLAGTQFARLIGDLVSEGGLATTVDDLVAWLQSLGLDEEASDAAASVLDPTTLLGLARSIGGTVVSVATALFFVCAYIIFMAVDAARYRQAPAIFGATKGAVIARISRLNTGVRRYYIVNASFGAIVAIIDGLALWWMGVPAPVVWAILAFVTNFIPNIGFVLGLVPPAILAFVVGGWPLLLGVVAVYCIVNVVLQVLVQPKFVSDAVDLSLTLSFFSVIFWTFIIGPLGAILSIPLTLLARTLVFEGDPDATWLRWLSGDRTAVPVAPEPEPVEPARRRRRRRAPRRR; encoded by the coding sequence GTGACCACCTCGCCTGCGCCGGAGCGCGCCCCCGACCGGATGCTCTCCCCCAGTCTGCGGGTGCTGCTCATGCTCGCGGCCAGCGCGGTGGCTCTGGCCGGCGTCTACTTCGCCCGTGACCTCTTCGGGCCCATCGCGCTGGCGATCGTCATCGTGGTCATCTGCGAGCCCCTCCGTCGCCCTCTCGATCGACGCGGTTGGCCGCAGTGGGCGAGCACGACCGCGGTCATCGCAGTCGCGTATCTGATCCTCCTGATCATGGGAGCACTGCTCTGGCTCGCAGGTACGCAGTTCGCCCGTCTGATCGGCGACCTGGTGTCGGAAGGCGGTCTGGCAACGACCGTCGACGACCTCGTGGCGTGGCTGCAGTCCCTCGGCCTGGACGAGGAGGCCTCGGACGCCGCAGCGTCGGTCCTCGACCCCACCACGCTGCTCGGGCTCGCACGGAGCATAGGGGGAACCGTGGTCAGCGTCGCGACGGCCCTGTTCTTCGTGTGCGCCTACATCATCTTCATGGCGGTGGATGCCGCTCGTTACCGCCAGGCGCCCGCGATCTTCGGCGCGACCAAGGGCGCGGTGATCGCGCGGATCTCGCGTCTCAACACCGGCGTCCGCCGTTACTACATCGTCAACGCGAGCTTCGGCGCGATCGTCGCGATCATCGACGGTCTCGCACTGTGGTGGATGGGCGTTCCGGCTCCGGTCGTCTGGGCGATCCTGGCGTTCGTGACGAACTTCATCCCGAACATCGGCTTCGTCCTCGGCCTCGTCCCTCCGGCGATCCTGGCGTTCGTCGTCGGCGGCTGGCCGCTGCTGCTCGGAGTGGTCGCGGTCTACTGCATCGTCAACGTGGTCCTCCAGGTGCTCGTCCAGCCGAAGTTCGTCAGCGATGCGGTCGATCTCAGTCTGACGCTCAGCTTCTTCTCGGTGATCTTCTGGACCTTCATCATCGGTCCCCTCGGGGCGATCCTGTCGATCCCGCTCACCCTGCTGGCGCGGACGCTCGTCTTCGAGGGCGATCCCGATGCGACTTGGCTGCGCTGGCTCTCCGGAGACCGCACCGCGGTTCCCGTGGCGCCGGAGCCGGAGCCGGTCGAGCCTGCGCGACGACGTCGCCGACGTCGTGCGCCTCGTCGCCGCTGA
- a CDS encoding GAP family protein: protein MGELILALVPVALGVVLSPLAIMALVAVLLSRNARMNGITYLVGWFLGLGGLMALCLWLFPLLAVHELGEPPLWVPIVRVLLGLFLIGSAVWVYRKGRAHIVQMAAASSPREVVAASPQLPGWLHSVESFRPGRTLLLGLGLFVLNPVDASCAILAALDISLSDVDRSTGLWVAVVFVIIGTLPIALPVLYVVVRGADAQPLLDRVRAWIAGNTHVLNAALLLVIGALQLEKGIAALL from the coding sequence GTGGGAGAACTGATACTCGCGCTCGTCCCGGTCGCTCTCGGTGTGGTCCTGAGCCCGCTCGCGATCATGGCGCTCGTCGCCGTTCTCCTCTCGCGCAATGCGCGGATGAACGGCATCACGTACCTGGTCGGGTGGTTCCTCGGTCTGGGCGGGCTCATGGCCCTGTGCCTCTGGCTGTTCCCCCTGCTCGCGGTGCACGAGCTCGGTGAGCCTCCGCTGTGGGTCCCGATCGTGCGCGTCCTCCTCGGCTTGTTCCTGATCGGGTCTGCCGTCTGGGTGTACCGAAAGGGGCGCGCACACATCGTACAGATGGCCGCGGCGTCATCACCGCGCGAAGTCGTCGCCGCATCACCCCAGCTCCCGGGCTGGCTGCACTCCGTGGAGTCCTTTCGGCCTGGGCGGACCCTGCTTCTGGGACTCGGGCTCTTCGTGCTCAATCCGGTCGATGCCTCGTGCGCTATCCTCGCCGCGCTCGACATCTCGTTGTCGGACGTCGACCGGAGCACCGGCCTGTGGGTCGCTGTCGTCTTCGTCATCATCGGGACGCTCCCCATCGCGCTGCCCGTGCTGTACGTGGTGGTCCGCGGCGCCGACGCCCAGCCGCTCCTCGATCGCGTGCGGGCGTGGATAGCCGGGAACACGCATGTCCTGAACGCCGCGCTGCTCCTGGTCATCGGTGCCCTTCAGCTCGAGAAGGGGATCGCTGCCTTGCTCTGA
- a CDS encoding FUSC family protein: MDDRAGLSWRWSRFGLGMLFAVPAIVVAPFDLSLAVAFGIGVVPAAAFGMPPRRRSRAIIPVVGALSAMALLLGSVLAASSVIAVVGVFVLAVLASVNATRGRGGQLLLVLALPMTGIGLSFTWSPVTLGFAACIVAGSIYAWILMLLWPERDEEPHPPPPVPRGRAMLVYGILLGAGAATAAALGFLWDLEHVGWATGAVLLVMRPVRGQLIARSIGRAVSVLIGALAAAVVAVLDPADVVVGIVVGLVIGSACAIQESRWYVVPGFTTFLALTLIMSTSPEPPAERFVERAVETLLGVGLALFFGAVVPSIVSLLARVRRRSSA; the protein is encoded by the coding sequence ATGGACGACCGCGCAGGGCTGAGTTGGCGGTGGTCTCGGTTCGGCCTCGGCATGCTCTTCGCCGTGCCCGCCATCGTGGTCGCCCCGTTCGATCTGTCGCTGGCGGTCGCCTTCGGGATCGGGGTCGTGCCCGCGGCGGCTTTCGGCATGCCGCCGCGACGGCGCAGTCGAGCGATCATCCCGGTCGTCGGGGCGCTCAGCGCCATGGCGCTGCTGCTCGGGTCCGTGCTGGCGGCTTCGTCCGTCATCGCCGTCGTCGGGGTGTTCGTGCTCGCGGTCCTGGCGAGCGTCAACGCGACGCGCGGACGCGGGGGTCAGCTCCTGCTGGTCCTGGCGCTGCCGATGACCGGTATCGGGCTGAGCTTCACCTGGTCGCCGGTCACCCTCGGTTTCGCGGCGTGCATCGTGGCCGGTTCGATCTATGCGTGGATCCTCATGCTGCTCTGGCCGGAACGCGACGAAGAGCCCCATCCGCCGCCGCCGGTGCCGCGCGGTCGCGCCATGCTGGTCTACGGAATCCTTCTCGGCGCGGGTGCGGCCACTGCCGCGGCGCTGGGCTTCCTGTGGGACCTCGAGCATGTCGGCTGGGCGACCGGTGCGGTGCTCCTGGTGATGAGGCCGGTGCGGGGGCAGCTCATCGCGCGCAGCATCGGGCGTGCGGTGTCCGTTCTGATCGGCGCACTGGCGGCGGCGGTCGTGGCGGTGCTCGACCCGGCGGACGTGGTCGTGGGGATCGTGGTGGGACTGGTCATCGGGTCGGCGTGCGCGATTCAGGAGAGCCGTTGGTACGTCGTGCCCGGATTCACCACGTTCCTCGCTCTCACGCTCATCATGTCGACGTCCCCGGAGCCCCCGGCGGAGCGGTTCGTCGAGCGCGCCGTGGAAACGCTGCTCGGGGTCGGACTCGCTCTCTTCTTCGGAGCCGTGGTGCCCTCGATCGTCTCGCTGCTCGCGAGGGTTCGGCGTCGTTCCTCCGCGTGA
- a CDS encoding solute carrier family 23 protein, with the protein MTRRNFVTELTAGVTLLAIAIPLNIGYAQIAGLPPTAGLYALIVPTIVYALIVSSRQLVASPDAAAAALVASSIGGLAAAGSADYATLALAQAIICGVMFVLLAIFKLGFLANFLSKPILVGFVGGLALDIMVSQVAKMLGVKIDSGKDFIGKLVDLVGGFTTVNGWAVLISVCAVAVLLLGRRFLRAVPWALIVLVATTLVVVVTGLDQQGVDVLGEVPAGPPVLTWPMIDWSLWLMLIPSAIALTLVTTAEGLLVSRSYSEKHGYPFHANRDLLAFGASNIVAGAQGSFAVGSSTSRTAAMDQAGSRTQFPALILAAGTLLLLLFGTALLADIPSPAIGAIVGVAIIPLLGIRDFIDLWRKDRFEFLIGATCFLVTLLIGSIPGILVAFVLALINIAKRASNPAIDVLESSGDPGESLLEDAPAGNVTAPGVIVIRLAAPLFFANGAVFSSAVKDAISSAGHGRVQHLVVDMEAVTDVDVTGAESFVALKHWLAGQSVSLAFSRVRPNTLHRLTELGLLEAEDVYATNREAITNLAPSTTGSTPEKGH; encoded by the coding sequence TTGACCAGGCGCAACTTCGTCACGGAGCTCACCGCCGGGGTCACCCTGCTCGCCATCGCGATCCCGTTGAACATCGGCTACGCCCAGATCGCCGGCCTCCCGCCCACCGCCGGCCTCTACGCCCTGATCGTTCCCACGATCGTGTACGCGCTGATCGTCTCCTCCCGACAGCTGGTCGCGTCACCGGACGCGGCAGCCGCCGCGCTCGTCGCGTCCTCGATCGGCGGCCTCGCCGCCGCCGGCAGTGCCGACTACGCCACTCTCGCGCTGGCCCAGGCGATCATCTGCGGCGTCATGTTCGTGCTCCTCGCGATCTTCAAACTGGGCTTCCTCGCGAACTTCCTCTCCAAACCGATCCTCGTGGGTTTCGTCGGCGGGCTGGCGCTCGACATCATGGTCAGCCAGGTGGCGAAGATGCTCGGCGTCAAGATCGACTCCGGCAAGGACTTCATCGGGAAACTGGTCGACCTCGTCGGAGGGTTCACCACGGTCAACGGCTGGGCCGTCTTGATCTCCGTGTGCGCGGTCGCCGTGCTGCTGCTGGGACGCAGATTTCTCCGCGCCGTCCCTTGGGCACTGATCGTCCTGGTGGCGACCACGCTCGTCGTCGTCGTGACCGGACTCGATCAGCAGGGCGTCGACGTCCTCGGCGAGGTTCCGGCAGGACCGCCCGTGCTCACGTGGCCGATGATCGACTGGTCGCTCTGGCTCATGCTGATTCCCTCCGCGATCGCCTTGACCCTGGTCACGACGGCCGAGGGCCTGCTGGTGTCGCGGTCATACTCCGAGAAACACGGCTACCCGTTCCACGCGAACCGGGATCTCCTCGCATTCGGCGCGTCGAACATCGTCGCCGGCGCGCAGGGCAGCTTCGCCGTCGGCTCGTCGACCTCCCGCACTGCGGCGATGGATCAAGCGGGTTCGCGTACGCAGTTCCCCGCGTTGATCCTCGCCGCAGGCACCCTGCTGCTGCTCCTGTTCGGCACGGCACTCCTGGCCGACATCCCGTCGCCGGCCATCGGCGCGATCGTCGGAGTCGCGATCATCCCGCTGCTCGGCATCCGCGACTTCATCGACCTGTGGCGCAAGGACCGGTTCGAGTTCCTCATCGGCGCGACCTGCTTCCTCGTCACGCTTCTGATCGGCTCGATCCCGGGCATCCTGGTGGCGTTCGTGCTCGCGCTCATCAACATCGCCAAACGCGCGTCGAATCCCGCGATCGACGTGCTCGAATCCAGCGGAGATCCCGGCGAGTCGCTGCTCGAAGACGCTCCGGCCGGAAACGTCACGGCACCGGGAGTGATCGTCATCCGGCTGGCCGCTCCGCTGTTCTTCGCCAACGGTGCCGTGTTCTCGAGCGCCGTGAAAGACGCCATCTCGTCTGCTGGCCACGGCCGTGTCCAACACCTCGTCGTCGATATGGAAGCCGTCACCGATGTGGACGTGACCGGCGCGGAATCGTTCGTCGCCCTCAAGCACTGGCTCGCCGGTCAGTCGGTCTCCCTCGCTTTCAGTCGAGTGCGGCCGAACACACTGCACCGCCTGACCGAGCTCGGACTCCTCGAGGCGGAAGACGTCTACGCCACCAACCGCGAAGCGATCACGAATCTGGCTCCGTCGACGACGGGGTCGACTCCAGAGAAAGGTCACTGA
- a CDS encoding mechanosensitive ion channel domain-containing protein, translating into MTLDALFPDGLSPWQIVLAVLSILIGWLLSRFARKGVLKLTTRTPGISDSVAQLAARFTQYALLLVGIGVGLAFLGANVQPLLAMTAIAVVVLILVLRGVADNFAAGVLIQSRQSVKIGEEIEIDGPDGPIRGVVQELNGRAVLLATVDGRTVHVPNATLLTGVLVNDSRHGARRSAVDIRVAREEGIAVDDVIAIISRAAGEVEGVHAREHPGVSFASISPTRWMLTLRIWHHPLHGSAVMSATVRGVAEALESAGVRAVVTPRQGPAPLVAPEPF; encoded by the coding sequence GTGACGCTGGACGCTCTGTTCCCCGATGGGCTCTCGCCGTGGCAGATCGTGCTGGCGGTGCTGTCCATCCTCATCGGTTGGCTGCTCTCCCGCTTCGCCCGGAAAGGCGTGCTCAAGCTGACGACACGGACGCCGGGCATCTCCGACTCGGTCGCGCAGTTGGCGGCACGCTTCACTCAATACGCCCTGCTCCTGGTGGGCATCGGCGTCGGGCTGGCCTTCCTCGGGGCGAACGTGCAGCCGCTCCTGGCCATGACGGCCATCGCCGTGGTCGTCCTGATCCTCGTGCTCCGCGGCGTCGCCGACAATTTCGCGGCCGGGGTGCTCATCCAATCCCGCCAGTCCGTGAAGATCGGGGAGGAGATCGAGATCGACGGCCCCGACGGGCCGATCCGCGGCGTCGTCCAGGAGCTCAACGGACGCGCGGTGCTCCTGGCGACGGTCGACGGCAGGACGGTGCATGTACCGAACGCCACGCTCCTCACCGGGGTTCTGGTGAACGACTCCCGTCACGGCGCGCGTCGCAGCGCGGTGGACATCCGGGTCGCGAGAGAAGAGGGGATCGCCGTGGATGATGTCATCGCGATCATCTCCCGTGCCGCCGGCGAGGTCGAGGGCGTTCATGCCCGTGAGCATCCCGGCGTGTCGTTCGCCTCGATCTCTCCGACACGATGGATGCTCACCCTTCGGATCTGGCACCACCCGCTGCACGGATCGGCCGTGATGTCGGCGACGGTCCGCGGCGTGGCCGAGGCGCTGGAATCCGCCGGGGTGAGAGCGGTCGTCACCCCCCGGCAAGGCCCGGCACCGCTGGTCGCACCGGAGCCGTTCTGA
- a CDS encoding GAP family protein: MGTVIGEILPLALGVAISPIPIIAAILMLLSPKARITSVGFLLGWVIGIVVAVTVFTLLSSILPADDPDASRPIRGVVQLVLGLLLFLLAFGQWRKRPKPGEDAALPKWMKAIDTVTFPVAFGLGFLLSAVNPKNLIMAAGAGTDIGGAALPLGSAVVVVVIYTLIASSTVLIPVVGYLVAAERLRAPLDALRGWLAAENAVIMAVLLLVIGVSMIGKGIGSF, translated from the coding sequence ATGGGAACCGTCATCGGAGAGATCCTCCCCCTCGCGCTCGGGGTCGCGATCAGCCCGATCCCGATCATCGCGGCGATCCTCATGCTGCTCTCGCCCAAGGCGCGCATCACCAGTGTCGGCTTCCTCCTCGGGTGGGTGATCGGGATCGTCGTCGCCGTCACCGTGTTCACTCTCCTGTCGTCGATCCTGCCGGCGGACGACCCTGATGCCTCACGGCCGATCCGTGGTGTGGTGCAGCTCGTCCTGGGGCTGCTGCTCTTCCTCCTCGCCTTCGGACAATGGCGCAAGCGCCCCAAGCCCGGTGAGGACGCGGCGCTGCCGAAGTGGATGAAGGCCATCGACACGGTCACCTTCCCCGTGGCGTTCGGCCTCGGATTCCTCCTGTCCGCCGTGAACCCCAAGAACCTGATCATGGCCGCCGGCGCGGGCACGGACATCGGGGGCGCGGCCCTTCCGCTCGGGTCCGCCGTCGTGGTCGTCGTCATCTACACGCTCATCGCCTCATCGACGGTGCTGATCCCGGTCGTCGGCTACCTCGTCGCAGCCGAGCGTCTCCGTGCGCCCTTGGACGCCCTGCGCGGGTGGCTGGCGGCGGAGAACGCCGTCATCATGGCCGTCCTGCTCCTGGTGATCGGCGTATCGATGATCGGCAAGGGAATCGGCAGTTTCTAG